Proteins from a single region of Nakamurella deserti:
- a CDS encoding VOC family protein encodes MTSMFVNLPVTDLERAKAFYTALGFRVNPQFTDHNAACVVVEEDHSYFMLLVRDFFQTMTELPIGDPAVNPASSTAIFLDSREEVDAAVTAGLAAGGNRVGPPQDFGFMYQSGLTDPDGNPIDFGWMDPVAAAQGPAAFAEQQG; translated from the coding sequence ATGACCTCGATGTTCGTCAACCTGCCGGTGACCGATCTGGAACGCGCGAAAGCGTTCTACACGGCCCTCGGTTTCCGGGTGAACCCGCAGTTCACCGACCACAACGCCGCCTGCGTCGTCGTCGAGGAGGACCACAGCTACTTCATGCTGTTGGTGCGGGACTTCTTCCAGACCATGACCGAGCTGCCGATCGGCGACCCGGCGGTCAACCCCGCCTCGTCGACGGCGATCTTCCTGGACAGCCGCGAGGAGGTCGACGCCGCGGTCACCGCCGGACTCGCCGCCGGCGGCAACCGGGTGGGGCCGCCGCAGGACTTCGGATTCATGTACCAGTCCGGCCTCACCGACCCCGACGGCAACCCGATCGACTTCGGCTGGATGGATCCGGTCGCCGCCGCGCAGGGACCGGCGGCGTTCGCCGAACAGCAGGGCTGA
- a CDS encoding DedA family protein has translation MLDGITAWAEALMGMPWIYLIILGTAVVDSFLPLIPSESLIIAGGAFAATQDDPNLWLLVLAGACGAWIGDNVSYGIGRWGTGPVVRWSLRGHRRERSYRWARHHIERRGGTVLVLARYLPAGRTATTMTMGVVRWSHRRFLVFDAIAVSAWSLQAGVLGYLGGRIFQDNPLLATALGIGVAVGLVFVIELVRRIRGSRQARSGVPVG, from the coding sequence GTGCTGGACGGGATCACCGCCTGGGCCGAAGCCCTGATGGGCATGCCGTGGATCTACCTGATCATCCTCGGCACCGCCGTCGTGGACTCGTTCCTGCCGCTGATCCCGAGCGAATCGCTGATCATCGCGGGCGGCGCGTTCGCCGCCACCCAGGACGACCCGAACCTGTGGCTGCTGGTCCTGGCCGGTGCGTGCGGCGCCTGGATCGGCGACAACGTCTCCTACGGCATCGGTCGCTGGGGCACCGGGCCGGTGGTGCGCTGGTCACTGCGCGGCCACCGGCGTGAACGCAGCTACCGGTGGGCCCGCCACCACATCGAGCGGCGCGGCGGCACCGTCCTGGTGCTCGCGCGCTACCTGCCCGCCGGCCGGACCGCCACCACGATGACGATGGGCGTCGTCCGTTGGTCGCACCGTCGGTTCCTGGTCTTCGACGCGATCGCGGTGTCCGCCTGGTCACTGCAGGCCGGCGTGCTCGGCTACCTGGGCGGGCGGATCTTCCAGGACAACCCGCTGCTGGCAACCGCCCTCGGCATCGGGGTCGCCGTCGGGCTGGTCTTCGTCATCGAGCTGGTCCGACGGATCCGGGGCTCCCGGCAGGCCCGCAGCGGCGTCCCCGTCGGCTGA
- a CDS encoding DinB family protein, whose protein sequence is MSNDTPAVPPPDEKDWTWVLDAPCPDCGYRADTPHAAVPVLVRGHLDRWSAVLGRDDVRVRPAPTVWSDLEYACHVRDVYRVFGERLRRMLTEDDPAFANWDQDATAVEQRYWEADPDRVRTELIEAGNAISDAFAAVPDDAWERTGRRSNGSVFTVETLAWYFLHDGVHHLVDVQG, encoded by the coding sequence ATGAGCAACGACACCCCGGCCGTGCCGCCCCCGGACGAGAAGGACTGGACCTGGGTGCTGGACGCCCCCTGCCCGGACTGCGGCTACCGCGCCGACACCCCGCACGCGGCGGTGCCGGTGCTGGTGCGTGGTCATCTGGACCGGTGGTCGGCCGTGCTCGGACGGGACGACGTCCGGGTCCGGCCGGCCCCCACCGTGTGGTCCGACCTCGAGTACGCCTGTCACGTCCGCGACGTGTACCGGGTGTTCGGAGAGCGGTTGCGGCGGATGCTCACCGAGGACGACCCCGCCTTCGCCAACTGGGATCAGGATGCGACCGCGGTGGAGCAGCGGTACTGGGAGGCCGATCCGGACCGGGTGCGGACGGAGCTGATCGAGGCGGGCAACGCGATCTCCGACGCGTTCGCGGCGGTGCCCGACGACGCCTGGGAGCGCACCGGCCGCCGCAGCAACGGCAGCGTCTTCACCGTGGAGACGCTGGCCTGGTACTTCCTGCACGACGGCGTGCACCACCTCGTCGACGTGCAGGGTTGA
- a CDS encoding antibiotic biosynthesis monooxygenase family protein → MILEHAVLPVVPGREEEFLAAFAQARPIIVGMPGCRAVRLARSVEAPHLFILLVEWDTLEHHTVGFRGSPEYQRWKALLHRFYRPFPEVGHFVDVPA, encoded by the coding sequence GTGATCCTGGAACACGCGGTGCTGCCGGTCGTCCCGGGGCGGGAGGAGGAATTCCTGGCCGCCTTCGCGCAGGCGCGGCCGATCATCGTCGGGATGCCCGGGTGTCGCGCCGTCCGGCTCGCACGGTCGGTGGAGGCGCCGCACCTGTTTATTCTCCTCGTCGAGTGGGACACCCTCGAGCACCACACCGTCGGGTTCCGCGGCTCGCCGGAGTACCAGCGGTGGAAGGCGTTGCTGCACCGCTTCTACCGGCCGTTCCCGGAGGTCGGACACTTCGTCGACGTACC
- a CDS encoding glycoside hydrolase — protein MTSRRFTRAFRGATAAITAVAGLTFGPVLPAHAADPTVAVTLTPNPAYRGPAFQGWGTSLVWFANATGGYPDALRNQLADMVFGDDGLNLNIARYNIGGGNATDVGDDYFRKGGAVPGWWNPDYAAADAQGPITSGYADRDRYLAAWDPADPAAYDFDADANQRWWISAIKDRVDRWEAFSNSPPYFMTESGYVTGGFNSSADQIKPAAAAKFAAYLKTVSEHIEQTEGITFDSIDPLNEPNTPYWGTDLGANGTPSCCRQEGAHAGPGLQATLLEAMKAELDRPGTTTPAVVSGPDETNPSIFVTDWYGWTDAARQAVAQLNVHTYGTADRPQARDIAKANGKSLWMSEVEGNWGGAGWNPTSIENGLGLAGRITDDLRELEPSAWVFWQPVEDYYNMQRTEKLNWGSVFIDFDCNAAGLSERRIAAGEADPTCRLASNTKYDTTRNFTHYIGEGDHIIPTDDTKTTSAVKADGSGVVMVHSNNNAVAETVTVDLRKFGTVGAGATVTPVVTTESPAATPSSNALIQGTPVAVDAATKTATLTVPAKSVTTFLVSDTTGAAAGAATLSDGRFQFVGVQSGNALTAAAPGAAGTATTMTTPGTTAGAAGPQQWTVTRLTGGGTSDERYLVQAADGRVLSAQAAGTQLGAVSVAAARTTPAAQWIGTTTNGITWSLVNVGQAKSLDVNGQSTVSGASVGIYGSNNGANQLFRVRATTPTGVTPIRIATPPGTAPTLPATITPLYADGPGAPAAVTWNTAGLDWTSPGVRTVSGAATDVFGTVLTGVTATVEVGSFTGTDAVSVTTYAGAGAAGVTAAAPTTVAARTADGSASYPTAVTWDFTPVTDAALAQPGVVLVPGTAASNTTGAPGLPATLRVVVTAPTTSNTATAPTTTASATYTENGYPVDRTRNGDLTDKGWSNWLSGTKRTTDTLTYLFGEQLLSDAVMTFFRDGGSSWAATVRAEYRTPAGQWTATGGTVTTVVPTDGAAPTATLPLGGVRATGVRFVLTATPNTHMVVSETQINAAVPARANLADAGVIRVAGAPVAGFDPATTTYRVESAAATPPTVTATAADSRGRVSVTQATAAAPTATVVVTAEDGTTTKSYQVTFVAPAEKATVALTAAMPATEQGWYRSNVIVGLTGPAGTKIQYKLGDGSWKAYGTAFTLSTQGENRLSTRLLRSSLVVAGSEAVATVKIDRTGPAVGLIASPSTRSGTPRNPVSLQFTATDAVSGSPVTEYRMNGGGWTTGDRVELSTVGAYSIEYRATDVAGNVGASRSTTATVNPDPATTVKSNVAKPRVGSIVTFTMTGFSRYSTVDLTVGDSPLASVLTDVNGTAKVTVTLPASAGAGVQTVTATGGNLTATVKITLVP, from the coding sequence ATGACGTCACGTCGATTCACCCGGGCGTTCAGAGGTGCGACGGCGGCCATCACCGCGGTCGCCGGTCTGACCTTCGGGCCCGTCCTTCCCGCGCATGCCGCGGATCCGACCGTGGCCGTCACCCTGACGCCCAACCCGGCCTACCGGGGTCCCGCTTTCCAGGGGTGGGGCACCAGCCTCGTGTGGTTCGCCAACGCGACCGGCGGTTACCCCGACGCGCTGCGGAACCAGTTGGCGGACATGGTGTTCGGCGACGACGGCCTCAACCTCAACATCGCCCGCTACAACATCGGCGGCGGCAACGCCACCGACGTCGGCGACGACTACTTCCGCAAGGGCGGCGCGGTGCCCGGCTGGTGGAACCCCGACTACGCCGCCGCCGACGCACAGGGACCCATCACCTCCGGCTACGCCGACCGTGACCGTTACCTGGCCGCCTGGGACCCCGCCGACCCGGCCGCCTACGACTTCGACGCCGACGCCAACCAGCGCTGGTGGATCTCAGCCATCAAGGACCGGGTCGACCGCTGGGAGGCGTTCAGCAACTCGCCGCCCTACTTCATGACCGAGAGCGGTTACGTGACCGGTGGTTTCAATTCCTCCGCCGACCAGATCAAGCCGGCCGCGGCCGCGAAGTTCGCCGCCTACCTGAAGACGGTCAGCGAGCACATCGAGCAGACCGAGGGCATCACCTTCGATTCGATCGACCCGCTGAACGAGCCGAACACCCCGTACTGGGGGACCGACCTCGGCGCGAACGGCACGCCCAGCTGCTGTCGGCAGGAAGGTGCCCACGCCGGCCCGGGCCTGCAGGCCACGCTGCTCGAGGCGATGAAGGCCGAGCTCGACAGACCGGGCACCACCACGCCTGCCGTCGTCTCCGGACCCGACGAGACCAACCCGTCCATCTTCGTCACCGACTGGTACGGCTGGACCGACGCCGCCCGGCAGGCCGTCGCCCAGCTCAACGTGCACACCTACGGCACCGCCGACCGCCCGCAGGCCCGCGACATCGCCAAGGCCAACGGCAAGAGCCTCTGGATGAGCGAGGTCGAGGGCAACTGGGGCGGCGCGGGCTGGAACCCGACCTCCATCGAGAACGGCCTGGGCCTCGCCGGCCGCATCACCGACGACCTGCGCGAGCTCGAGCCGTCGGCCTGGGTGTTCTGGCAGCCCGTCGAGGACTACTACAACATGCAGCGCACCGAGAAGCTCAACTGGGGCAGCGTTTTCATCGACTTCGACTGCAACGCCGCGGGCCTGTCCGAACGCCGGATCGCCGCCGGTGAGGCCGACCCGACCTGCCGTCTGGCGAGCAACACCAAGTACGACACCACCCGGAACTTCACGCACTACATCGGCGAGGGCGACCACATCATCCCGACCGACGACACCAAGACCACCTCCGCGGTCAAGGCCGACGGCTCCGGCGTGGTGATGGTGCACAGCAACAACAACGCCGTCGCCGAGACCGTCACCGTCGACCTGCGCAAGTTCGGCACCGTCGGTGCCGGCGCGACCGTCACCCCGGTCGTCACCACCGAGTCGCCCGCGGCCACCCCGAGCTCCAACGCCCTGATCCAGGGCACCCCGGTCGCGGTGGACGCCGCGACGAAGACCGCCACCCTGACCGTCCCGGCGAAGTCCGTGACCACCTTCCTGGTCAGCGACACCACCGGCGCCGCCGCGGGTGCGGCGACGCTGTCCGACGGCCGCTTCCAGTTCGTCGGCGTGCAGAGCGGCAACGCCCTCACCGCCGCCGCGCCCGGAGCCGCCGGCACGGCCACCACGATGACCACCCCCGGCACCACCGCCGGCGCGGCCGGCCCGCAGCAGTGGACGGTGACCCGGCTCACCGGGGGCGGCACCTCCGACGAGCGCTACCTCGTGCAGGCCGCCGACGGACGCGTGCTGTCCGCCCAGGCCGCCGGTACCCAGCTCGGCGCCGTCTCCGTCGCCGCCGCCCGCACCACCCCCGCGGCGCAGTGGATCGGCACGACCACCAACGGCATCACCTGGAGCCTGGTCAACGTCGGGCAGGCCAAGAGCCTGGATGTCAACGGCCAGTCGACGGTGAGCGGTGCCTCCGTCGGCATCTACGGCTCCAACAACGGCGCCAACCAGCTGTTCCGGGTCCGCGCCACCACCCCGACCGGCGTCACTCCGATCCGGATCGCCACCCCACCGGGAACGGCCCCGACCCTGCCCGCCACGATCACCCCGCTCTACGCCGACGGCCCCGGCGCGCCGGCTGCCGTCACCTGGAACACCGCGGGCCTGGACTGGACCTCCCCCGGGGTGCGCACCGTGTCCGGCGCGGCGACGGACGTCTTCGGCACCGTCCTCACCGGTGTCACCGCCACCGTCGAGGTGGGCAGCTTCACCGGCACGGACGCCGTCAGCGTGACCACCTACGCCGGGGCCGGGGCGGCGGGCGTCACCGCCGCGGCACCGACCACGGTTGCGGCCCGCACCGCCGACGGCTCCGCGTCCTACCCGACCGCGGTGACCTGGGACTTCACGCCGGTCACGGACGCCGCCCTCGCCCAGCCGGGCGTCGTCCTGGTGCCCGGTACCGCCGCCTCGAACACCACCGGGGCGCCCGGCCTCCCGGCCACGCTGCGGGTCGTCGTCACCGCCCCGACCACGTCCAACACCGCGACCGCCCCGACCACCACCGCCTCGGCCACCTACACCGAGAACGGCTATCCGGTCGACCGCACCCGCAACGGCGACCTCACCGACAAGGGCTGGTCGAACTGGCTGTCGGGCACCAAACGCACGACGGACACCCTCACCTACCTCTTCGGCGAGCAGCTGCTGTCCGACGCGGTGATGACGTTCTTCCGGGACGGCGGCAGCAGCTGGGCGGCCACCGTCCGCGCGGAGTACCGCACCCCGGCCGGACAGTGGACCGCCACCGGCGGCACCGTCACCACGGTGGTGCCGACCGACGGGGCCGCCCCCACCGCCACGCTGCCGCTCGGCGGGGTGCGGGCCACCGGCGTGCGGTTCGTGCTCACCGCCACCCCCAACACCCACATGGTCGTGTCGGAGACGCAGATCAACGCGGCCGTGCCCGCCCGGGCGAACCTGGCCGACGCCGGCGTCATCCGGGTCGCGGGCGCGCCGGTGGCCGGCTTCGATCCGGCGACCACCACGTACCGCGTCGAGAGTGCGGCGGCGACCCCGCCGACCGTCACCGCCACCGCCGCCGATTCCCGCGGCCGGGTGTCGGTCACCCAGGCCACCGCGGCGGCCCCCACCGCGACGGTCGTCGTGACCGCCGAGGACGGCACCACCACGAAGTCCTACCAGGTCACCTTCGTGGCCCCCGCGGAGAAGGCGACGGTGGCCCTCACCGCCGCGATGCCGGCCACCGAGCAGGGCTGGTACCGCTCCAACGTCATCGTCGGGCTCACCGGGCCGGCCGGCACGAAGATCCAGTACAAGCTCGGAGACGGCAGCTGGAAGGCCTACGGCACCGCGTTCACGCTCTCGACGCAGGGCGAGAACCGGTTGTCCACCCGACTTCTCCGGTCGTCGCTGGTGGTGGCGGGGTCGGAGGCGGTCGCCACCGTGAAGATCGACCGGACCGGACCGGCGGTCGGCCTGATCGCGTCACCGTCCACCCGCTCCGGCACCCCACGCAACCCGGTCTCCCTCCAGTTCACCGCGACCGACGCCGTGTCCGGCTCGCCGGTCACGGAGTACCGGATGAACGGCGGCGGCTGGACGACGGGCGACCGGGTCGAGCTGTCCACCGTCGGCGCCTACTCGATCGAGTACCGGGCGACGGATGTGGCCGGCAACGTCGGCGCCTCCCGGAGCACCACGGCCACGGTCAACCCGGACCCGGCCACGACGGTGAAGTCGAATGTGGCCAAGCCCAGGGTCGGATCGATCGTCACGTTCACGATGACCGGCTTCAGCCGCTACTCGACGGTCGACCTGACCGTCGGCGACAGCCCGTTGGCCTCGGTGCTCACCGACGTCAACGGCACCGCCAAGGTGACCGTGACCCTGCCGGCGTCGGCCGGCGCCGGGGTCCAGACCGTGACCGCCACCGGCGGGAACCTCACGGCGACGGTGAAGATCACGCTCGTACCCTGA
- a CDS encoding bifunctional 3'-5' exonuclease/DNA polymerase, translated as MLAALSRSGPGWSVQCADDAGVPSGAVVPVVAADVATLEREQRPRWLWDAAAVVYPGLLAAGVRLHRCVDITQHERVLIARAGRYGEPVSTAAVLARRDGRPAPPDVALAPAAEPGLFDDGPVNPAATPGDLLAAHRDQQDRLAAAAGSPAGEAVDVDPAALRLLLAAESASALVAAEMGHLGMPWDVGVHSDILSGLLGPRPAAGERPAVMVRLADDIRAAFGHPVNPDSATDLRAAFRRAGFDIDSTRSWTLQQLDHPAVAPVLAYKELHRLFTANGWNWLQQWVRAGRFRADYVAGGVVSGRWATRGGGALQIPKVVRRAVIADPGHVLVVADAAQLEPRVLIAVSGDERLGALAAADDLYAALADVGFAGRRENAKMAMLGAMYGATSGAAGQLLGTLFQQFPVAMDHVERAARRGEQGRLVSSVLGRTSNRPGPQWWATVDRGAAPDASPAEEQRGRQTARAWGRFTRNFVIQGSAADWAAVWLSCLRRDLTAQVPAAELVFFQHDELMVHVAEADAGHVAALVAATAAEAGRLVFPHAAGGWRVPVRPTVVRCYADAK; from the coding sequence GTGCTCGCCGCCCTCTCCCGCTCCGGCCCCGGCTGGTCCGTCCAGTGCGCCGACGACGCGGGTGTCCCCTCGGGCGCCGTGGTCCCGGTGGTCGCCGCGGACGTCGCCACGCTCGAGCGGGAGCAGCGCCCACGGTGGCTGTGGGACGCGGCCGCCGTCGTGTACCCGGGTCTGCTGGCGGCCGGGGTGCGGTTGCACCGGTGCGTCGACATCACCCAGCACGAGCGGGTGCTGATCGCCCGGGCCGGCCGGTACGGCGAGCCGGTGTCGACGGCCGCGGTGCTCGCACGACGGGACGGCCGACCCGCACCGCCCGACGTCGCCCTCGCCCCGGCCGCCGAACCCGGCCTGTTCGACGACGGACCGGTCAATCCGGCCGCCACCCCCGGGGACCTGCTCGCCGCGCACCGCGACCAGCAGGACCGGCTCGCCGCGGCCGCCGGCTCGCCGGCGGGCGAGGCGGTGGACGTCGATCCGGCGGCGCTGCGGCTGCTGCTCGCCGCGGAGTCGGCCAGTGCCCTGGTCGCGGCCGAGATGGGTCACCTCGGCATGCCGTGGGACGTGGGCGTGCACTCCGACATCCTCTCCGGACTGCTCGGGCCCCGGCCCGCGGCGGGGGAGCGGCCGGCGGTGATGGTGCGGCTGGCCGACGACATCCGTGCCGCCTTCGGCCATCCGGTCAATCCCGACTCCGCCACCGACCTGCGGGCGGCGTTCCGGCGGGCCGGGTTCGACATCGACAGCACACGCTCGTGGACGCTGCAGCAGCTCGACCACCCGGCGGTCGCGCCCGTCCTGGCCTACAAGGAACTGCACCGGCTGTTCACCGCGAACGGCTGGAACTGGCTGCAGCAGTGGGTGCGCGCCGGTCGGTTCCGTGCCGACTACGTGGCGGGCGGGGTCGTGTCCGGGCGCTGGGCGACCCGCGGTGGCGGGGCGCTGCAGATCCCCAAGGTCGTGCGGCGCGCGGTCATCGCCGACCCGGGTCATGTCCTCGTGGTCGCCGACGCGGCCCAGCTGGAGCCCCGGGTGCTCATCGCGGTGAGCGGTGACGAGCGGCTGGGTGCGCTCGCCGCCGCCGACGATCTCTATGCCGCCCTCGCCGACGTCGGGTTCGCCGGCCGCCGCGAGAACGCCAAGATGGCCATGCTCGGCGCGATGTACGGCGCCACGTCCGGAGCCGCCGGTCAGCTCCTGGGCACTCTGTTCCAGCAGTTCCCGGTGGCCATGGACCACGTCGAACGGGCCGCCCGCCGGGGCGAGCAGGGCCGGCTGGTGAGCTCCGTGCTGGGCCGGACCTCGAACCGGCCGGGGCCGCAGTGGTGGGCGACGGTGGACCGCGGTGCGGCCCCCGACGCCTCGCCGGCCGAGGAACAGCGCGGTCGGCAGACCGCCCGGGCCTGGGGCCGTTTCACCCGCAACTTCGTCATCCAGGGGTCGGCCGCGGACTGGGCGGCGGTCTGGTTGTCGTGCCTGCGGCGCGATCTGACCGCGCAGGTGCCGGCGGCCGAGCTGGTGTTCTTCCAGCACGACGAGCTGATGGTGCACGTCGCCGAGGCCGACGCCGGGCACGTCGCCGCGCTGGTCGCCGCGACCGCCGCGGAGGCCGGACGGTTGGTGTTCCCGCACGCCGCCGGGGGCTGGCGGGTGCCGGTCCGCCCCACCGTGGTGCGCTGCTACGCCGACGCCAAGTAG
- a CDS encoding acyl-CoA dehydrogenase, whose product MSDRSGSHYKSNLRDLEFNLFEVFTDDVRMGRGPFQEMDPETARGVLTELETVATGPLAASFIDADRNPPVFDPATHSIRLPESFKKSYQAMIDGEWFRLEAPAGAGGLGAPPSLRWAAAELVMGANPSVFMYQSGPGMAKVLDQLGTEEQRRLASIMVEKHWGSTMVLTEPDAGSDVGAGRTKATRQPDGTWHLEGVKRFITSGDQDMTENIVHFVLARPAGEGIESRPGTKGLSLFVVPKYRFDWTSGELGERNGVFVTGVEHKMGLKVSTTCELSFGLNGAPAVGYLLGEVHDGIAQMFHVIEYARMLVGTKAIATLSTGYLNALEYARQRVQGADLTRAADKNAPRVTIIHHPDVRRILMRQKAYAEGLRAVYLYTGTWQDRIACADIDGVDVGLATRVNDLLLPVVKGVGSERAYENLALALQVFGGSGYTQDYPIEQYIRDAKIDTLYEGTTAIQAQDFFFRKIVRDQGAALGVVAGEIAAFVGTASATADGRQKEELALLATALDDVQQMVASMVGWTMAAAKQPASVYKVGEHAVSLLMSAGDLLIGYLLVRQSLVAQAALDAGAAGREADFYTGKLASARWFARNVLPELTARRAVVQAADLSLMEVPEAAF is encoded by the coding sequence ATGTCTGACCGAAGCGGGTCCCACTACAAGAGCAATCTGCGTGACCTCGAGTTCAACCTGTTCGAGGTCTTCACCGACGACGTCCGGATGGGCCGCGGCCCGTTCCAGGAGATGGACCCGGAGACCGCCCGCGGGGTGCTCACCGAGCTGGAGACGGTGGCCACCGGCCCACTGGCGGCGTCGTTCATCGACGCGGACCGGAACCCGCCGGTGTTCGACCCGGCGACGCACAGCATCCGGCTCCCGGAGTCGTTCAAGAAGAGCTACCAGGCGATGATCGACGGTGAGTGGTTCCGCCTCGAAGCCCCTGCGGGCGCGGGAGGTCTCGGTGCGCCGCCGTCACTGCGCTGGGCGGCCGCCGAGCTCGTGATGGGCGCCAATCCGAGCGTCTTCATGTACCAGTCCGGGCCGGGGATGGCCAAGGTGCTCGATCAACTGGGCACCGAGGAGCAGCGCCGGCTCGCCTCGATCATGGTCGAGAAGCACTGGGGCTCCACGATGGTGCTGACCGAGCCGGACGCCGGCAGTGACGTCGGGGCGGGCCGGACGAAGGCCACCCGGCAGCCCGACGGCACCTGGCACCTGGAGGGCGTGAAGCGGTTCATCACCTCCGGCGACCAGGACATGACCGAGAACATCGTGCACTTCGTGCTGGCCCGCCCGGCGGGAGAGGGCATCGAGAGCCGCCCCGGCACCAAGGGTCTGAGCCTGTTCGTGGTGCCCAAGTACCGGTTCGACTGGACGTCCGGCGAGCTCGGCGAGCGCAACGGGGTCTTCGTCACCGGCGTCGAACACAAGATGGGGTTGAAGGTCTCGACGACGTGCGAGCTGTCGTTCGGTCTGAACGGCGCGCCGGCCGTCGGCTACCTGCTCGGCGAGGTGCACGACGGGATCGCCCAGATGTTCCACGTCATCGAGTACGCCCGGATGCTGGTCGGCACCAAGGCGATCGCGACGCTGTCCACCGGGTACCTCAACGCGCTGGAGTACGCCCGGCAGCGGGTGCAGGGCGCGGACCTGACCCGCGCGGCGGACAAGAACGCGCCGCGGGTGACGATCATCCACCACCCCGACGTGCGGCGGATCCTGATGCGGCAGAAGGCCTACGCCGAGGGCCTGCGGGCGGTGTACCTCTACACCGGCACCTGGCAGGACCGCATCGCCTGTGCCGACATCGACGGCGTCGACGTGGGTCTCGCGACCCGCGTCAACGACCTGCTGCTGCCCGTCGTCAAGGGCGTCGGCAGCGAGCGGGCCTACGAGAACCTGGCCCTGGCGTTGCAGGTCTTCGGCGGTTCCGGCTACACGCAGGACTACCCCATCGAGCAGTACATCCGGGACGCCAAGATCGACACCCTGTACGAGGGCACCACGGCGATCCAGGCGCAGGACTTCTTCTTCCGCAAGATCGTCCGCGACCAGGGTGCCGCGCTGGGGGTGGTGGCCGGTGAGATCGCGGCGTTCGTCGGGACCGCCTCGGCCACCGCGGACGGCCGGCAGAAGGAGGAACTGGCGCTGCTGGCCACCGCACTGGACGACGTGCAGCAGATGGTCGCCTCGATGGTCGGTTGGACGATGGCCGCGGCGAAGCAGCCGGCGTCGGTCTACAAGGTCGGCGAGCACGCGGTGAGCCTGTTGATGTCCGCCGGCGACCTGCTCATCGGCTATCTGCTGGTGCGCCAGTCGCTGGTGGCGCAGGCCGCGCTGGACGCGGGCGCCGCCGGCCGTGAAGCGGACTTCTACACCGGCAAGCTGGCCTCGGCCCGCTGGTTCGCCCGCAACGTGCTGCCCGAGCTGACCGCGCGGCGCGCCGTGGTGCAGGCCGCCGACCTGTCGCTGATGGAGGTTCCCGAAGCGGCCTTCTGA
- a CDS encoding winged helix-turn-helix transcriptional regulator: MPPREYRQYSGISRAMELVGERWAMLIVRDLLVGPRRYGELAAGLPRIPTNILATRLKELQAAGVLRRAPRSRVIVYELTPYGRELEPVVLALGAWGFRAMEDPREEQIITPASMTMDLRSAFRPEVSLTLPPTAYAAHLGPAALHIRVDRAELSVTSGDGPVDLAVAADAGLYRIISGHLAPDRAIASGAVTVLGGRGDLLDRFASTFRLAA, translated from the coding sequence GTGCCGCCGCGCGAATACCGCCAGTACTCCGGGATCTCGCGCGCGATGGAGCTCGTCGGGGAACGCTGGGCGATGCTCATCGTCCGGGACCTGCTGGTCGGGCCCCGCCGCTACGGCGAGCTCGCCGCCGGACTGCCGCGGATCCCCACCAACATCCTCGCGACCCGGCTCAAGGAGCTGCAGGCGGCCGGCGTGCTGCGGCGGGCGCCCCGCTCCCGGGTGATCGTCTACGAGCTGACGCCCTACGGGCGCGAGTTGGAGCCGGTCGTACTGGCGCTCGGAGCCTGGGGTTTCCGGGCCATGGAGGACCCACGGGAGGAGCAGATCATCACGCCCGCGTCGATGACCATGGACCTGCGGAGCGCCTTCCGGCCGGAGGTGTCGCTGACGCTGCCGCCGACCGCCTACGCCGCGCACCTCGGTCCCGCCGCACTGCACATCCGGGTCGATCGCGCCGAGCTCTCCGTGACCTCCGGGGACGGTCCGGTCGACCTCGCCGTCGCCGCCGACGCCGGTCTGTACCGGATCATCTCCGGCCATCTCGCCCCGGACCGCGCGATCGCCAGCGGAGCCGTGACCGTGCTCGGCGGCCGCGGCGACCTGCTGGACCGATTCGCGAGCACCTTCCGGCTGGCCGCCTGA